A single region of the Triticum dicoccoides isolate Atlit2015 ecotype Zavitan chromosome 2B, WEW_v2.0, whole genome shotgun sequence genome encodes:
- the LOC119367772 gene encoding peroxidase 1-like codes for MARRQRVEAREMAALVTRLSLALAALLSGCAAQPGIRFGYYDKTCPGAERIVFRETTRIVRASPDLAASLLRLHYHDCFVQGCDASVLLDSADGSPTEKDAIPNESLRGFDAVARVKDKLEKACPATVSCADLLVLMARDAVVLSKGPSWPVALGRRDGRTSRAENCGELPPLYGNITVMIEVFAAKGLDVKDLVVLSAGHTLGKAHCSSFADRLYNGSIRSTDPTLDGRYADRLRMRCRGPSDSSAAAEMDAGSCGTFDTSYYRQVARRRGLLRSDAGLMEHPFAGAYVRRAATGRYDGEFFRDFRVSMAKMGAIGVLTGNQGKIRTKCNLVN; via the exons ATGGCTCGCCGCCAGCGAGTGGAGGCTCGAGAGATGGCCGCACTGGTGACAAGGCTGTCACTTGCTCTAGCTGCGCTCCTGTCTGGATGCGCGGCGCAGCCGGGCATCAGGTTCGGTTACTACGACAAGACGTGCCCGGGAGCGGAAAGGATCGTGTTCAGGGAGACGACGAGGATCGTCAGGGCGTCGCCGGACCTGGCCGCGTCCCTGCTCCGGCTGCACTACCACGATTGCTTCGTGCAGGGCTGCGATGCATCTGTGCTGCTCGACTCCGCAGACGGGAGCCCCACGGAGAAGGATGCCATACCCAACGAGAGTCTCCGAGGCTTCGACGCCGTCGCGCGGGTCAAGGACAAGCTCGAGAAGGCGTGCCCGGCCACCGTCTCCTGCGCCGACCTCCTCGTGCTCATGGCACGAGACGCCGTCGTTCTG AGCAAAGGCCCATCCTGGCCCGTGGCGCTCGGCCGGAGGGACGGCCGGACGTCCCGCGCCGAAAACTGCGGCGAGCTGCCGCCGCTCTACGGAAACATCACGGTCATGATCGAGGTGTTCGCGGCCAAGGGCCTCGATGTCAAGGACCTCGTCGTGCTCTCGGCCGGGCACACGCTTGGGAAGGCGCACTGCTCATCCTTCGCCGACCGCCTCTACAATGGCAGCATCCGCAGCACCGACCCGACCCTGGACGGAAGGTACGCCGATAGGCTGAGAATGCGCTGCCGCGGCCCCAGCGATAGCAGCGCGGCAGCAGAGATGGACGCCGGTAGCTGCGGGACATTCGACACGAGCTACTATCGGCAGGTGGCCAGGAGGCGCGGGCTGCTCCGGTCGGACGCCGGCCTCATGGAGCATCCCTTCGCCGGTGCCTACGTCCGCCGCGCCGCCACTGGCAGGTACGACGGGGAATTCTTCCGGGACTTCCGCGTCTCCATGGCCAAGATGGGCGCCATCGGCGTGCTCACCGGCAACCAAGGGAAGATCAGGACCAAGTGCAACCTTGTCAACTGA